In Macaca fascicularis isolate 582-1 chromosome 15, T2T-MFA8v1.1, one genomic interval encodes:
- the INIP gene encoding SOSS complex subunit C isoform X3, producing the protein MPPSLGFQNKNRVAILAELDKEKRKLLMQNQSSTNHPGASIALSRPSLNKDFRDHAEQQHIAAQQKAALQHAHAHSSGYFITQDSAFGNLILPVLPRLDPE; encoded by the exons atgccaccaagcctgg gttttcaaaacaaaaatagagttgCAATCTTGGCAGAACtggacaaagagaaaagaaaactacttaTGCAGAACCAGTCTTCAACAAATCATCCTGGAGCTAG CATTGCACTCTCGAGACCCTCTCTTAATAAGGACTTCCGGGATCACGCTGAGCAGCAGCATATCGCAGCCCAACAGAAGGCAGCTTTGCAG CATGCTCATGCACATTCATCTGGATACTTCATCACTCAAGACTCTGCATTTGGGAACCTTATTCTTCCTGTTTTACCTCGCCTTGAcccagaatga
- the INIP gene encoding SOSS complex subunit C isoform X6 has product MPPSLGFQNKNRVAILAELDKEKRKLLMQNQSSTNHPGASMLMHIHLDTSSLKTLHLGTLFFLFYLALTQNEENICDGKVTL; this is encoded by the exons atgccaccaagcctgg gttttcaaaacaaaaatagagttgCAATCTTGGCAGAACtggacaaagagaaaagaaaactacttaTGCAGAACCAGTCTTCAACAAATCATCCTGGAGCTAG CATGCTCATGCACATTCATCTGGATACTTCATCACTCAAGACTCTGCATTTGGGAACCTTATTCTTCCTGTTTTACCTCGCCTTGAcccagaatgaagaaaatatttgcgatGGAAAAGTGACTTTGTAA
- the INIP gene encoding SOSS complex subunit C isoform X1: MAANSSGQGFQNKNRVAILAELDKEKRKLLMQNQSSTNHPGASIALSRPSLNKDFRDHAEQQHIAAQQKAALQHAHAHSSGYFITQDSAFGNLILPVLPRLDPE; the protein is encoded by the exons gttttcaaaacaaaaatagagttgCAATCTTGGCAGAACtggacaaagagaaaagaaaactacttaTGCAGAACCAGTCTTCAACAAATCATCCTGGAGCTAG CATTGCACTCTCGAGACCCTCTCTTAATAAGGACTTCCGGGATCACGCTGAGCAGCAGCATATCGCAGCCCAACAGAAGGCAGCTTTGCAG CATGCTCATGCACATTCATCTGGATACTTCATCACTCAAGACTCTGCATTTGGGAACCTTATTCTTCCTGTTTTACCTCGCCTTGAcccagaatga
- the INIP gene encoding SOSS complex subunit C isoform X2 — translation MGCLGSPLGFQNKNRVAILAELDKEKRKLLMQNQSSTNHPGASIALSRPSLNKDFRDHAEQQHIAAQQKAALQHAHAHSSGYFITQDSAFGNLILPVLPRLDPE, via the exons gttttcaaaacaaaaatagagttgCAATCTTGGCAGAACtggacaaagagaaaagaaaactacttaTGCAGAACCAGTCTTCAACAAATCATCCTGGAGCTAG CATTGCACTCTCGAGACCCTCTCTTAATAAGGACTTCCGGGATCACGCTGAGCAGCAGCATATCGCAGCCCAACAGAAGGCAGCTTTGCAG CATGCTCATGCACATTCATCTGGATACTTCATCACTCAAGACTCTGCATTTGGGAACCTTATTCTTCCTGTTTTACCTCGCCTTGAcccagaatga
- the INIP gene encoding SOSS complex subunit C isoform X5, whose amino-acid sequence MGCLGSPLGFQNKNRVAILAELDKEKRKLLMQNQSSTNHPGASMLMHIHLDTSSLKTLHLGTLFFLFYLALTQNEENICDGKVTL is encoded by the exons gttttcaaaacaaaaatagagttgCAATCTTGGCAGAACtggacaaagagaaaagaaaactacttaTGCAGAACCAGTCTTCAACAAATCATCCTGGAGCTAG CATGCTCATGCACATTCATCTGGATACTTCATCACTCAAGACTCTGCATTTGGGAACCTTATTCTTCCTGTTTTACCTCGCCTTGAcccagaatgaagaaaatatttgcgatGGAAAAGTGACTTTGTAA
- the INIP gene encoding SOSS complex subunit C isoform X4: MAANSSGQGFQNKNRVAILAELDKEKRKLLMQNQSSTNHPGASMLMHIHLDTSSLKTLHLGTLFFLFYLALTQNEENICDGKVTL, from the exons gttttcaaaacaaaaatagagttgCAATCTTGGCAGAACtggacaaagagaaaagaaaactacttaTGCAGAACCAGTCTTCAACAAATCATCCTGGAGCTAG CATGCTCATGCACATTCATCTGGATACTTCATCACTCAAGACTCTGCATTTGGGAACCTTATTCTTCCTGTTTTACCTCGCCTTGAcccagaatgaagaaaatatttgcgatGGAAAAGTGACTTTGTAA
- the INIP gene encoding SOSS complex subunit C isoform X8, whose translation MQNQSSTNHPGASIALSRPSLNKDFRDHAEQQHIAAQQKAALQHAHAHSSGYFITQDSAFGNLILPVLPRLDPE comes from the exons aTGCAGAACCAGTCTTCAACAAATCATCCTGGAGCTAG CATTGCACTCTCGAGACCCTCTCTTAATAAGGACTTCCGGGATCACGCTGAGCAGCAGCATATCGCAGCCCAACAGAAGGCAGCTTTGCAG CATGCTCATGCACATTCATCTGGATACTTCATCACTCAAGACTCTGCATTTGGGAACCTTATTCTTCCTGTTTTACCTCGCCTTGAcccagaatga
- the INIP gene encoding SOSS complex subunit C isoform X7 — MAANSSGQALHSRDPLLIRTSGITLSSSISQPNRRQLCSMLMHIHLDTSSLKTLHLGTLFFLFYLALTQNEENICDGKVTL; from the exons CATTGCACTCTCGAGACCCTCTCTTAATAAGGACTTCCGGGATCACGCTGAGCAGCAGCATATCGCAGCCCAACAGAAGGCAGCTTTGCAG CATGCTCATGCACATTCATCTGGATACTTCATCACTCAAGACTCTGCATTTGGGAACCTTATTCTTCCTGTTTTACCTCGCCTTGAcccagaatgaagaaaatatttgcgatGGAAAAGTGACTTTGTAA